A genome region from Musa acuminata AAA Group cultivar baxijiao chromosome BXJ3-5, Cavendish_Baxijiao_AAA, whole genome shotgun sequence includes the following:
- the LOC135638361 gene encoding uncharacterized protein LOC135638361 codes for MNWTILEGLKKRVTGVLRAWVDELPSVLWTLRMTPKSVLEESPFSLAFGIEAILLPKMVFPTLCIITFKQNNSEEDLRANLDLREERRAEAHLRNLAYKKATARLYNRRVCP; via the coding sequence ATGAATTGGACAATCCTGGAAGGCCTCAAGAAGAGGGTCACAGGCGTGCTCAGGGCCTGGGTGGATGAACTCCCTAGTGTCCTGTGGACACTACGAATGACCCCAAAGTCCGTCTTGGAGGAATCCCCATTCAGCTTGGCATTTGGAATTGAAGCGATCCTTCTGCCCAAGATGGTATTCCCGACCTTATGCATCATCACCTTCAAGCAAAACAACTCCGAGGAGGACCTCAGGGCTAACCTAGACCTTCGCGAAGAGAGAAGGGCCGAGGCGCACCTACGCAACCTAGCATACAAAAAAGCCACAGCCCGACTTTACAACCGCAGGGTCTGCCCATGA